The genomic segment ttgggATCCTCCTGTACTTCGACTCAGTGCTCCTGGCTTTTGGGAACGTGAGTAGGGCCAGCCTGGGGGTCCCCACAGCAGGATCAAGGAGCGGCCCTGaccctctcccctcccttctcccagctcctcttcctctctggCTTGGTCTTCATCATCGGCTTCCGGAGGaccttcaccttcttcttccaGCGGCCCAAGCTGAAGGGCACCAGCTTCTTCTTCGGGGGGCTCATTGTGGTCCTCATGCGGTGGCCGATCCTGGGCATGCTGCTGGAGGCCTACGGCTTCATCTCCCTCTTCAGGTGCGGGATGGGATCCTCAGGATGGGATCCCTGGGGAAGGATCCTTGGGATGGGATCCTCAGGATGAGATCCTTGGGATGAGATCCCAAGCATGGGATCCATGGGCATGGGATCCCTGGGATGAGATTCTGGGTTGGGATCCCTGGGATGGCATCCCTGGCATGGGATCCTCAGGATGAGATCCTTGGGATGGGACCCTGGGCATGAGATCCTTGGGATGGGATCCTTGGGATGAGATCCTGAGCATGGGATCCCTGGGATGGCATCCCTGGGATGAGATTCTGGGTTGGGATCCCTGGGATGGCATCCCTGGCATGGGATCCCTGGGCATGGGATCCTCAGGATGAGATCCTTGGGATGAGATCCCGAGCATGGGATCCCTGGGATGGCATCCCTGGCATGGGATCCCTGGGATGAGATTCTGGGTTGGGATCCCTGGGATGGGATCCTGGGCATGGGATCCTCAGGATGAGATCCTTGGGATGGGATCCCTGGGATGGGATCCCTGGGCATGGGATCCCTGGGATGGGATCCTCGGGATGGGATCCTGGGCATGAGATCCCTGGGATGGGAACCTCGGGATGGGATCCTGGGCATGGGATCCCTGGGATGATCCCTCAGGGTGGGATTGTGGGAATGAGATCTTCATTATGAGATCCTTGGGATGAAACCCCTGGGATGGCATCCTCGGAGGGGGGATCCTTGGGATGGGACCCTCAGGATAGAGCCTGGGCTTGGGGAatgctccccagagctcagcgAGTCCTTTTGTGTCCACACAGGAGCTTCTTCCCGGTggcttttgggtttttgggcTCGCTGGCAAACATCCCGCTGCTGAGCCAGGTGAGAGGGGTCAGGAGACTCCTCGGGGTGGGCAGTCCCTGGTGGGATCCATCCCCCTGTGCCCCTCAGGGTGGGCAGTGCCCGGCTGGGATCCATCCACCTGTGCCCATGGGGGTGGGCAGTCCCTGGTGGGATCCATTCCCCTGTGCCCATGGGGGTGGGCAGTGCCCGGCTGGGATCCATCCtcctgtgcccctgggatgggcagTCCCTGGTGGGATCCATCCCCCTGTGCCCATGGGTGTTGGCAGTCCCTGGTGGGATCCATCCCCCTGTGCCCCTCAGGGTGGGCAGTGCCTGTTTGGGATCCatccccctgtgcccctgggatgggcagtgcccaggaggGATCCATCCCCCTGTGCCCCTCAGGGTGGGCAGTGCCCGGCTGGGATCCATCCCCCTGTGCCCATGGGGGTGGGCAGTGCCTGGTGGGATCCATTCCCCTGTGCCCCTCAGGGTGGGCAGTGCCCGGCTGGGATCCATCCCCCTGTGCCCATGGGTGTTGGCAGTCCCTGGTGGGATCCATCCCCCTGTGCCCCTCGGGGTGGGCAGTGCCTGTTTGGGATCCATCCCCCTGTGCCCACGGGGGTGGGCAGTCCCTGGCTGGGATCCatccccctgtgcccctgggatgggcagtgcccaggaggGATCCATCCCCCTGTGCCCCTCAgggtgggcagtgcccaggaggGATCCATCCCCCTGTGCCCATGGGTGTTGGCAGTCCCTGGTGGGATCCATCCCCCTGTGCCCCTCGGGGTGGGCAGTCCCTGGTGGGATCCATCCCCCTGTGCCCATGGGTGTTGGCAGTCCCTGGTGGGATCCATCCCCATGGATGGCATTGCACAGGAAATGTCACCgcggtgtccccagagctgacCGGGTGGATTTTCCCGCTAATCCTGCACTGTCCCTgttgcagctcctgcagaaaaTGGGGGACAGCGGCTCCATGGTGTGACCTGAGCAGTTCTGGGCCGAGTGGCTGCGATGGGACAGGGTGGGACAGCCCCAGGTCTGGCTGTGCCCAAGAGCTGGCGACTCCTTTGTCCCCAGGACCCTCCGTGCTGGCCAGAGCcacccctgagcagggacagtgtcccctcactgtcccacGGCGCTCCTGAGCCAGGCTCCGGGCTCCAAGGGCTATACCAGGCTGGAATCTGGAATTCTTGTggttatttaattattttctgtgaaagatttaatttaataaaaaaatatctgaCAGTGAGCTCGGACTCGGCTGCTTTCCATTGGCTCAGGGCttgtcccagctctggcacctcCCGATGTCACCAGGAGGCACCATGGCCATggctggaggtggcacagggacattcCCATGGTTgaggatggcacagggacattCCCGTGGCAGGAGCTTCCCCAGCGTCACCCCAGGTGACTTTAAGGATTTTTTCCACCTGGCTGCCGAGGTTCCTGTCCCCAGGACAGCAGGTTGGATCCTcagcctctgcagggctgaggtgtagcccagccaggctttgggagTGCTGGGGAAGCTGGAGTTTAATTAAACCCAAAAGCAATCTCATCAAAGCTGCTCCTCCTTAACAAGCAGGAATTAATTAACAAGTTTGAGATGAAACAGCTCCCTCTGGAGCGCAATGGGAGCTGGTGGCTCTGTGTCTGTTGTCAACTGGCTGTGCCCGTTGTTACCCAGCTGTGCCCGTTgtcacctggctgtgcctgggtgGCATTGAGGGATcccagaatcatggaatgatttgggGTTTTAGGGATCTTCatgcccatcccatcccatcccatcccatcccatcccatcccatcccactccctgccatgggacacCTTCCCttaccccaggttgctccaaaccccaccCAGACACTTTCTCCATTCCATCCCTCCCCATCTCCTCCAGGATCCTCCATTCCATCCTTCCTATCTCCTCCAGAATCCTCCATTCCTTCCACTCCACCTCATCTGGGATTCTCCATTCCAGCCTTCCTCATCTTCTCCAGGATCCTCCATTCCATCCCTCCCTATCTCATCTGGGATTCTCCATTCCATCTCTCCCTATCTCCTCCAGAATCCTCCATTCCTTCCACCCCATCTCATCTGGGATTCTCCATTCCATCCCTCCCCATCTTCTCCAGGATCCTCCATTCCATCCCTCCCTATCTCATCTGGGATTCTCCATTCCATCTCTCCCTATCTCCTCCAGGATCCTCTATTCCTTCCCATCTCAGCCAGCCCAGGATCCTCCATTCCTTCCACCCCATCTCATCTGGGATTCTCaattccttccctccccttcttctccaggatcctccatcccttcccacccTCCCAGTCCAGCTTCTCCAGGATCTTCCCttccttccatccctccccatCTCCTCCAGGATCCTCCacctcttcccttcctcccaccccatccccatccccatctctCCAACCCACAAACCCATCCCCACCATACCTGTGTCCCCCAAACCCTGACCCCGTTTTGGGGGTGTCCCGGTCCcccacagcttttccaggagctcCCTCCCCAGAGCTCCTCTCCAGAAGGATTTTCCCAGGAATGTTTTCTCCACTCCAGCTCTGTAAATCCTCTCGCTGGCAGGGTTTTGGTTTCAAGCACCAGCTCCGGGTTTGCCCTGACGTCAATCCCCGAATTCCcccggcgctggtgccacccaGAGCCTCCCCTAAGCCCTTCCCAAAAGTTGTTTTTGCCCTGGAGCTTTTTGGTCACCCGGAATGAGGATCCTCACGAGCGTCCTGTGCTTTCACCAGCAGCAAAATCCTGGATTAGAAAAGTGTGGAAAATGCGAGGGGAGAGCAGAAATTCAcctcctttttttctgtgccactgctgcaaaaaaaaaatccctcaggaaATCAAAGCTGTTTGGCCAAACTTCCCAATGATTTTGTTAGGAGTGGAAAGAGctgaaaaatttggattttattttaaggaaagaacccacacagcctggcaggagaGAAGAAGGAATTTATCCGTGGAGAAGGCGATTGTTCCTCTctgggaaatgttttccttcCATTCTCCCTGAAAAACAGGCAGGAAAATAGCTGGAAAATTCCCTGCTCTttccagaggagctgctcctgatgGGATCCATAATTGGATAAAACCCCGGGATTTTGGAGCAAGGGTCCAGTGAGggattcctgcctttccctgaAGCCCTGGAACGTCCTGCGCTCGAAAATTCCACTTAAGGGACGTTTTGGGGCTGCATGGGAAGAGCTCAGGATCTTCCCTGTGGATCTGAAGGGCTGGGAGTGAATCCAGCACTGTCCCAGAGCTTCCTGATATCCCTGTCTCCttccctgccatgtccctgtccctctgatcTCCCCAAAATCACTTTTCCAGGATTTTTAAGCCTTTTCCATCACAGCAGAGGGGACTGGGAAATTCCTTGGGGGGAAAGTGTCCCatgctggggacaccccagaaccctggagctgggacagccaCCCCAGTGgccaccccagagcagcagcccgtGTCTCTCTGATGGATTTGGGGACgtcatttcccccttttttcctctatttCCCATCCAAGGGGGTTTTGGGGCCACCTCAGTGGCAGGGAAAGGTTGTGCCCCTCTGGttcctccatcccagctcaTCCCACCCTGGATCCCCCACAGGAGAGGGACAAAGTCATGCCCAGaataccccaaaatcctcaggGATCCCACAGATGTGGTCGTGCCCAGaataccccaaaatcctcaggGATCCCACAGATGTGGCCATGCCCTGAATCAGAAGGGGCTGGAAATTCAGATCCCCACCAATGGGGATCCCGTTTTCTTTTGAAGTCCCAAATCCTCAGGGATCCCACAgatgtggctgccctggatcagAAGAGGCTGGAAATTCTGATCCCCATAATTGGGCAcccctttttcttttgaagCCCCAAATCCTCAGGGATCCCATAGACGTGGCCATGCCCAGAATACCCCAAAATCTTCAGGGATCCCACAGATGTGGCCATGCCCAGAATACCCCAAATCCTCGGGGATCCCACAGATGTGGCTGCCCTGCATCAGAAGGGGCTGGAAATTCAGATCCCCATAACTGGGGaccttttccttctgttctcAGGAAGAACCCTGAGGACACGTTtcccctcagcccagccccgcaATCACCCTCCTGTATATGGGATTTACTCAgagccctgctgccaccccagtCCAAGGCACACCCCACAAACTCCAAACAACTTTCCCCAAAAACTGAACATTTACCGCCTCATTCCCTGCGGGATTTtggctgccagggctctgctgaccCCGGCAgcccccagggctcagccccacgGGGCTCTGCCCCCATCCCTGACGTCTTTTCCCACGCAGGACCCGTGTCCCTGCGTCACTGCCCGGAGCCTCGTGGCCGGGCAGGTTGCGGGGAGGGAGCGGGGTCAggagctgagaggggctggcagggagcccACGGCTGTAAATCCCTGCCCGGGCATCCCACGGGCTCTGCCAAGCTCCGTTCCCCACAGGAAAAGCCTCGGGTGCAGCAGGATTTCAAAGGAAATGGGGTCCCCATTTGTGGGGATCTGAATTTCCAACCCCTTCTGATCCAGGGCATGGCCACATCTGTGGGATCCCcgaggatttggggtttcaaAGGAAAAGGGGTCCCATTCATGGGGATGTGAATTTCCAGACCCTTCT from the Zonotrichia albicollis isolate bZonAlb1 chromosome 28, bZonAlb1.hap1, whole genome shotgun sequence genome contains:
- the GOLT1A gene encoding vesicle transport protein GOT1A; the protein is MVALSDFQRIGVGLVGFGLFFLLFGILLYFDSVLLAFGNLLFLSGLVFIIGFRRTFTFFFQRPKLKGTSFFFGGLIVVLMRWPILGMLLEAYGFISLFRSFFPVAFGFLGSLANIPLLSQLLQKMGDSGSMV